The Pseudodesulfovibrio sediminis genome includes the window CGCCCCGGCGGCTTCGACATCACCGACAGGGGGGCGGAACTGGCAGGAATTCTGCCGGGATGGCGCGTCCTTGATATCGGCTGCGGCCTTGGCGCGACTGTTGCCAGATTACGTTCCCGATACGGTGCCAACGCCTATGGCATCGACGCCTCAAGCGAACAACTGCAACGGGCTGAAGACAACACGTATCTCTTTGAAATGAGAGGTGATTCCCTACCCTTTTCCGCCGACTCGTTTAACGCTATCTTCGCTGAATGTGTCCTCTCCCTCATGCCGCATAAGGATACCGCGCTCGAACACTGGTATAGGGTGCTCAACCCTGGTGGTTTCCTCATTCTTTCCGACATTTTTTCCGACGGACACATCAGCGCGAATTCCAGCCCCTGCGCACAGGGAAGCATTCCGCTGGCCGACACGCGGACGCTGGTAGAAAAGGCCGGTTTCATCGTCCGTCAGGTTGAAGATCATTCACATCGACTCAAGGAACTGGCGGCCAAACTCATCTTCGCCGGTCATACGGGGGAGAGTTGTCGTTGTCAGAATGGAAAACCGGGATATTACTTACTGGTCGCACAAAAAGGAGGAGCATCACATGCTGGATGATGCCGGATTGAAAGTAATGGAGCTGGGTGGTAAAGGCTATTGCTGTACTCAGATCATGATCCTGTTGGCACTGGACGAGATGGGCAGAGAGAACCCTGATCTGGTCCGCTCTGCGGCCGGCCTGTGCAACGGGCTTGGAGACTGCTCTGGCCCATGCGGCGTACTCAGCGGCGCGGCCATGATTCTGGGGTTGTACAGCGGCAAAGGCTTGGACATGGAAGAGGCCGAAGAGTGTCTGCCGGTCATGCTCGAAGAACTCAGAGACTGGTTTACGGAAACAACCGCTGAATTTGGCGGCACAACCTGCACGGCCATCCTCGGTGGCGAATGCGGACAGCCCGACCCGATCCGTTGCGGTGGGCTGCTGTCAGCAGCCGTTGAACAGGTGCGCGAGATTCTGGTTGCCAACGAACTCGATCCCACTGAAGGTCGTGACGAATAATGTCCTCCCCCGCCCGTAGCGTCTGTCCCATATGCCTGGCACCGATCCCGGCCTCCCATGAGACCGTGGGGCAGGACACCTATCTGGTGAAAACCTGCCCTGAACATGGAGCGTTTCGCACCATCGTCTGGAGGGGCGCTCCTGATCATGCGGCATGGGCCCGGCCCAAGATTCCCTCCCGTCCCAAGACACCCTTCACCAAGCGGGAAAAAGGGTGCCCACAGGATTGCGGTCTGTGCGAAGGCCATGGGCAGCATACCTGCACCGCTGTTTTGGAAGTGACCTGGAGATGCGACCTTGGCTGCCCGGTCTGCTTTGCCTCGTCCGGCAAGAAAGCCCCTGCAGATCCCACGGTAGAAAAAATCGATTTCCTGCTGGAGCGCGTCATCCTCGCCTCCGGCCATTGCAACCTCCAGCTCTCAGGCGGCGAGCCCACGGCCCGACACGATCTGCCAGCCCTTGTTTCTCTGGCAAAAGAGAAAGGATTCCCCTTTGTCCAGCTCAACACCAATGGCATCAGGCTGGGCACTGACCGGAACTATGCGCAGACTTTGGCCCAGGCCGGACTGGATTCCGTATTTCTTCAGTTTGACGGCATAACCGATCAATCCTACATGGCCCTGCGGGGCCGCCCCCTGCTGGAAGAAAAGTTCGCAGCAGTACGTAACCTGGCTGAGGCCGGTATCGGCATCGTTCTGGTTCCAACCGTGGTGCCCGGCGTCAACGATCTGGGACTGGGCGACATCCTGCACTATGCCGCGCAGAATTCACCTGCCGTGCGTGGCGTCCATTTTCAACCGGTCAGCTACTTCGGTCGGTACCCGGAAGCGCCCGGTGATGACCAGCGCATCACCCTGCCCGATGTCATGCGGCGGCTGGAGGAACAGACCGACGGCATGGTCAAGGTCACGGACTTTCTGCCTCCCGGCTGTGAGCATTCCCACTGCTCTTTCCATGGCAACTATCTGGTCTCCGAAGACGGTTCGCTGCAACGACTGTCTGCAGGTGGTTCCTGTGGATGCGCGCCCCGCCCCGCCTCAGAAGGCGCGGACAAGGCCAAATCCTTTGTCCGTCAGCAGTGGGCGCCCCCGGCCGATGGCTTTGCAATCGAACAAATGGCGAAAAAGGACGACCTTGATGCCTTTATCGCTCGGGCGACCTCCCATAAATTGGCTGTATCCGGCATGGCTTTTCAGGACGCCTGGACACTGGACCTTGAGCGGTTGCAGGGGTGCTGCATACATGAAGTCTCACCGGACGGCAGGCTCATTCCATTTTGCGCATACAACCTGACAGCCATGAACGGCGAACCGCTGTATCGAGGCAAATGTCATGACAACGTTGAAGCTTGATACCTGTCTCATGCGCCGCATGGGCCTCCCCGAAGGCTCTACTCCACCGTCCTTTGAGGCGGTCCGCGGTTGGCAGGCAAGAACCTTGCGAGACCTTGTCGCTCACGCACAACAGCGCAGTCCTTTCTACGCCCGTCACTTCGACGGTGTCGAAGCGGACCAGATAAAGAACCTCGACGATTTCTCCCGCCTCCCGATGCTCACTGCGGACGATGTACGGCGCAAGCCAGAGGACATGCTCTGCGTTTCGCAGGACGAAATAACCCGCATCGTCACACTGCAAAGTTCCGGCACAACCGGCGAACCCAAGCGTATTTTCTATACCAGCGAGGATCTGGAAGCCACGGTGGATTATTTCCACTGGGGCATGAGCCATCTCGTGGGGCCGGGCGAGACAGCCTTTGTACTCATGCCGGGAGAACGTCCGGGCGGCGTAGGTCAACTGCTGATGCAGGCGCTTGAACGGGCTGGTGCCCGCGCCGTTGCGCACGGTGTCATGGAGGACAGCGAGGCCGCACTGGATCATCTCTTACAAGAAAACGGGACCTGTATCGTGGGACCGGCATCCCATGTGAATATGCTTGCCTGCGCCTGGCAGCGCCGCGGACTGCCCAAGGGACGCATCAAATCCGTGCTGCTCTGCTGGGACGCGACCCCGGACGCCGTGGTCCGACGCGTGACCGATGCCCTCGGCTGCCGAACATATCGCCACTGGGGCATGATTGAAACCGGTCTGGGTGGTGCCGTTGAATGCGCCCCCGGGGCAGGCATGCACCTGCGTGAAACCGATGTCTATCTGGAAATAATCGATCCGAAAACAGGAACCCCGATGCCAGACGGCGAATTTGGCGAGATGGTGGTTTCCACTCCCCTGAAGCGGGGAATGCCTCTTATCCGTTACCGCACAGGCGATCTGGGACGGATACTCCGGGGGCACTGTCCGTGCGGCACGCCCCTGCGTCGATTGGATGCAACTATTTGCAGAATTGGCGGCGGTACTCCCTTGCACACGGGCACGCTGGAACTCGGCGAATTGAACGAGGCGCTGTTCGCTCTTCCCGAAGTGGAAGATTTTGTTGCCTCTTACGGGGACGGCCTTCTTCGCCTGGAAATATGCAGCCCTGAAACAGACAGTGCAAAAAATGTCATGAAGACCCTTGCAACAATACCTGTTGTAAGGCTAAATACAAACGCAACTCAACTCAATATGGAAATCGTCATTCGCAACACCAGTGAACCCGCCATTCACGGTCTTGCCAAACGACAAATCATGCGAGTGAAAGGAAACTGATTCATGAAAGCGTTCGTCCGCTCCGTCTGCGAGCTTATTGAGAATGGTGAAACATTCACCCTCGCTTCGGTTGTTCACAGCACCGGTTCAACCCCCCGTTCGTCCGGTGCAAAAATGGCTGTACGTGCCGACGGGTCCATCTTCGGCACCATTGGTGGAGGGCTGGCCGAAGGCATGGCCTGCAAAGACGGCAAAGACATGATCGCACTCGGTGACGGCACCACCCGGTTCATGTTTGTGGACATGACGCAGGAGCTGGCCGCCAACTCCGACATGATCTGTGGCGGCGGGTTGTCCGTACTGCTGGAAGTCGTTGCTCCCGATGGTCCCTGCGCCCAGGCGTACAAGTCCATCGACACGCTGCTCCGCTCCGGCTCCAAATGCGTTCTGCTTTCAACCTACACCGGTGAAGACAAAGCCAGCGGTCATGTAATCGTCACTGCCGACGCAGTGGGCCCGGAAATGGTCATGACCGCCTTTAAAGAAGCCGCCCCCGTATTCAACAAGACCGATGCGGCCATGGCGCTTGCCGAGCCGTTCATTCCGCCCGCATCCGTCTATATTTACGGCGCGGGACACGTCTCCCTGTTCACGGCCAAGGTCACGGCCATGATCGGCATGCGTACCGTGGTGCTGGATGATCGGGAAGAATTTGCCAATACGGACCGGTTCCCTGATGTCGACGAAGTGCGCGTGATTGATTCCTTTGACGGATGTTGCAATAATATGCCCATCGATGAAAGCTCGTGCATCATCATTGTCACCCGAGGGCACCTCCACGACCGCAATGTTCTGGCCGAAGCACTCAGGACCAACGCGGGATACATCGGCATGATCGGCAGCAAAAAGAAACGCGATAAAATTTATGATTCCCTTCTGAATGACGGGTTCACTCAAAAAGATATCGACCGATGCTATTGCCCCATCGGGCTAAGCATCGGCGCAAGCACACCCGAGGAGATCGCAGTCTCCATCGGTGCGGAACTTATACAAGCACGATCAAGGTAAGGTTTATGACGAAACTGGCAGCGATTATTCCGGCTGCGGGGCTTTCCTCCCGCATGGGTGCTTTCAAGCCCTTGCTCCCGCTGGGCAACGGCACAGTCTTGTCGGAATGTATCTCAGCCTTTCGTGTCAACCACCTGAAACAAATCGTGCTGGTCACAGGCAAACGTGCCGGAGAAGTGGGGGCGGAAGTCCTCCAGACCGGCATCCAAATCGTCCATAATCCCAATTATACCGACGGCATGTTCTCATCGGTACAGACCGGCGTGGGCATGCTTGATGATGACATTGACGGATTTTTCATGCTGCCCGCGGACATGCCTTTGGTACGCTGTGAAACTGTCGGACGGCTCATGGACGAGTTCACCATGTTTCCCTCTTCCGTGGTCTACCCCCGTTTTCTCGGCGAACGCGGACACCCGCCGGTCATCCACAGAAAAATGATCCCGGAAATACTGGCCCATAACGGCACCGGCGGTCTGCGAAGCATATTGGAACGGTACGAAGACACGGCCCGCGATCTGGATGTGGCTGATTACGGCACCCTCCACGACCTTGACCATCCCGCCGACTACGGGCTGGCACGCGCCCTTGCCAAGAATCAGTATCCTACCAAGGATGAGTGCCTCCAGATCTGGAATGTGTATGACACCCCACAGGTCGTCAGACGCCACTGCATTGCTGTTTCCAAGGTCGGCGAAGCCATTTGCCGAAAGGTAAACGCCATGCGGAGCAACGGCTCGAAGCTCAATCGCGGTCTGGTGGTGGGCGCCGCTTTGGCCCACGACATCGGCAAAGGGTACAAACAGCACGAGCATGTCGGGGCGGAACGCTTGCATGATCACGGATTTCACGAAGCGGCCTATGTAATCGCAGCGCACACGGACCTCCATCTCTCCAGAAACCAGCCTTTGACCGAGCGGGAAATAGTCTTTCTTTCGGACAAGCTGGTTCGAGGCGTGGTTTTTTCTCCGCTGAAAGACCGCTACACAGCCAAAATGGCCAAGTACGGGCACGAACCGGAAGCCAAGAAAAACATACTCAACCGGCTGAGCAGAGCGCAGAATATTCTGGAACGCTTTGACAAGGAAACCGGGATATCAATGGAACAGCTCGCCCAAATGGTACTCTCATGATCCTGTTGGCGCGGCACGCCCAAACCGTTGGCGGTAAAGGCCGATGTATCGGCAGGACCGCACTCCCCCTCTCGGACATAGGCAAGGAGCAGGCCAAACACATGGCCGAGGCACTGGTTCACATTCCCCTGAGAAGGCTGTGCACCAGCCCCTCCCAACGGGCTCTGGACACCATTGCGCCGCTGGCGAGACGGCTCGACACCATGCCGGAAGTCCATCATCAGCTGGATGAAATAGACATGGGAGAATGGGACGGTGTCCCCTTTGACGACATACAGAAAGACTACCCGGAAGCCTATGCCAAACGCGGCATGGACTTCAGTGGATTTCAGCCGCCCAACGGCGAGAGCTTCAATCAGGTCGCGGAACGTGCCATGGCCGTGCTCAATGCCCTGGCGCAAGGTCCCCGCCCGGTGCTGGCCGTCACCCACGCAGGGGTTATCCGATCAGTCCTCTGCCGCCTGATGCAACACACGCTGGATGATCTGTTCAACTTCAAACCCGCTCACGCCTGCATGACCATCATCTGGCGTGGCCCGACCGGGTTGGAAATCATCGAAACCAATGTCGCCCCCGAAGATGTTGGGAGATATGTCAAATAAAAAGCGAACAGAGAACACCACCCCGTCTCCATTGAATTTTCTCCTGTTATGCGGAACGGTTTTTCTGATCGTCTGCAACGTGGCGGTCTATTTCAGCCTGCATGTCTACCTCCAGCGGATCGGATTTTCCGGCAGTCAGTCCGGGCTTGTCATCAGCCTGTATTCTCTGGCGGGAATGATACTCTACGGAACAATGAGCAGTCGGATCACCCCATCCAATGCCTTCCTGTCCATGACCATAGGTCTGATCGCGATGTTTCTGGGCGGGTGCGGCTACCTCTTTACCACGTCGCTGTGGGGATTGCTGGGGCTGCGCATCGTGCAGGGCATTGGCGGATTTTGCGTTTTTGCGCCATGCACGGTCCTGCTTGTCTCCATCATCCCCAAAGGCAAGGAAGGGTCGGCCTTCAGCCTGTACTCGGCAGCCCTGCTCCTCCCCTACTCAATCCTCCCAATTGTATCGGACGGCCTGAGCACTCTGGTCTCCAGTCCAACATGGCTCTATGCCGGGGCCGCCAGTTTGATGCTTCCAGCAGCCGCTTTCACACTCTGGCTCAAGGGTAATATTCATCTCTCACTCGACGGCAAATCGAGCAAAAAACGATTGGGGACCAGGGACTCCTTTGCCAACCTGAAACAGCCCACCATTCTGGCTGTCCTGGTGACAAACCTCTTCTACTTCATAATATTTACAGGGATCTTCTTTCTCTTTCAGGGCTTCGCACTCTCGCGTGGCATCGAAAACGCGGGCATCTTTTTCACGATCCAGACGGGAGTCATGATAGCCATTCGACTGGGGGCAAACCGCATCTTCGACACTCTGTCCCCCAAACTGCTGATCACTACAGCCATGGTACTCACCAGCGCAAGTCTGGGGTGCCTTGTTCTGCTCAACGGGAGCACCCTGCTCATACTGCTGGCGATCCTGTTCGGTCTCGGCATGGGGCTGTGCACCCCGCCACTCAATGCATTACTCTATCAGAGCGGCGATCCGCAATTCCGTGGGTTCAATGCCAACATGATGATCCTGACCATCCACGCCGGTTCCTTTCTGGGACCGCTGCTGGGAAGTCGCATGGTGGAAATCACAGGCTACACGACCTTTCTCCTGGCATCGGCACTCACAACGTTGGGCGTGGGAATCCTCTTCATGCTGCTGGCCCCCATACCCCGAGGACACTCCACCCGGCCCCGGTAAACACAGATCGAACAGACTTCTCCCCTATCCGAACAGTGCACGGTATCAGGGGATGGCAAGGGACTGCTGGCCGACGAACTCCGGGGTGACAAGAAGCTGTACGCCGTGTTCTCCGGAATCAAAATTCTGCTGACTATTCAACCCTTTTGGGATGTCCTGCAACAACGACTCTCCCCATGTGTGCTGAACGGCACTACCCCTGACATCTGAAAGATTGACCAGACTGGACATGGAAAAAAGCAATTGTATGCCTGCCCCCTCTCCCAGATGAATGGTCTCCTCCACTTCCTCGGCAAAAAGCAGCGCCCCATCCAGGGCAAACACCATGACCATGCCATGATACAGCCCACTTCCCTGCGAAAAATTGAGCTTCAGCAATGAACCGGTTCCTTCACGCGGCCCGATGCCGAACTGTTTCTCCGTCAGTTGGACATCCTCATAAAGCCAGACCATCCCCTCTCCCAAGCGCGAAATAGTGGTTGGTGGCCCCAATTCGGCGAGAACGTCCCAATAATAGGTCGAATGCGTGGTAAAATGCGCTGCATTTACGGGTTGGGGCGCTGTTGATTCCGACTGAATAATAGTGCAACCGCTCACAAACACGGTCAAAAGCAGCACACATGAAATCAGGATGCTACGGCTCTGCATACTCTATGGACTCCTGGCTCATGGAGTACGTGCGTAGCGCTCCTTTTTCATCAAAGAAAAATACGGCCCTGTCATAGGTTATCTTCTCATTGAGCGAATTGAAGAGGATCAAAATCACACCGCCGCCCTCTGTCTGCTCGGCAAGATAGTAGAAAACCGGACCGGCCTGAAGATTAATGATCTGCGAAGGAGGTCCGAGACTTTTGATGATGTCAGTCTGCGTTGTTTCGCCGGGAACAAGTTGCGACTGATCAATACTCCGCCACGTATTTTTCACTCCTCGCTGCCGGTGATAACTCGTACACGAAACAAGCAATACGAGTGCAACAACCGATGCGACTAATACTGAGAACACAGATCGAACGCACATGACAAGCGACTCCTTATTGATTCCATCCTAGCAGTTGTGACACTTCGCGTCAGAAATTGTCAATTTTCATTTAAAACGGTACACAGTCATGACGACTCAAGGCTGGCATTTGCAAAGGACACCCCCACGCGACATCCAAGGAAAAGGCTCTGGAAAACGCTGCGGGAACTCCCTGATATGGCACATGAAACCGGCTCTCGAATGGACGGCGTCGATCCTCTGAGTGAAAGGCATTGGAAATTCGAATTTGAATAACGCCACACCCATAACGTAAAAGATTGGAATTATGGAACAAAAAAATATATGTGCAAACCTTGAATCCAAATTGTAAAAAGCAGTGGCATCGCGTACTGTCGCGCCGCATAAACTGGCTAATAGATGAGATAAATTGTATCTCTTCTTCCCAGTCAACAGAGACGAACCCATCACGGGAAACGAGACGAAATTCAAAGAGCACCCTATCATGTACTCAAAAAACATATCATCCAAGCATATATCCCTGCACGCCCGCTACGTACTCTCCCTGGCAGCAGTCCTCTCCCTACTGACAATCCTTGGACCGCTGAGCATGACTGCCTCTGCACAGGACGAACCGCAGTCTCAACAGCAACCCCCACAGCAAACCGAAGAAACAGAAACGCCATTCAACCGTGAGATCCTGGTGGCCAAGGCGCTTGAGCTCAGCCTGTCCCCATTCGAAATCCCACAGGGACAAGTACCGCAACCTCTGCTGGATCTCAGCTATGACGCCTGGCGCGAAATACAGTATCGCCCAGAACGGGCACTCTGGAAAAAGGAAAGGCTGCCGTTTGAGATCCAACTCTTCCACCCAGGCATGATCTATGACCACCTGGTGGACATCAACATTGTCAAAGACGGACACTCCCACAGGGTGGCCTTTGACTCGACCATGTTCGACTACGGCAGCAACCACGCTGTGCCCGAGCAGATCCCCGACCACTTCGGTTTTGCAGGGTTCCGTATCCATGGTCCGATCAACACGCCAAAATATTTCGATGAAATCGCCGCATTTCTAGGGGCAAGCTACTTACGCGCCGTAGCAAAGGGCGGAGTCTACGGACTCTCTGCCCGAGGACTGGCCGTTGATACAGCCCAACCGGATGGTGAGGAGTTCCCCTATTTCCGGGAATACTGGATTGAAAAACCCACCAGACACAGCACAAACCTGACCGTCCACGCGCTGCTGGACAGCAGAAGCATGACCGGCGCCTATACCTTTGTCATCACAGGGGGCAAGACCACGACCATGGATGTCACGGCCACGCTTTTTCTGCGAAAATCCGTGTCGAAAATCGGCATAGCTCCATTGACCAGCATGTTTTTGTTCGGCGAAAACACCGACACCCGCAAGGTCCGGGATTTCCGCCCGGAAGTGCATGACTCCGACGGTCTGCTCATCAAGTTTGA containing:
- the trsM gene encoding DVU_1556 family methyltransferase — its product is MVDTRPLWEQPVLQQAAGDTLRPGGFDITDRGAELAGILPGWRVLDIGCGLGATVARLRSRYGANAYGIDASSEQLQRAEDNTYLFEMRGDSLPFSADSFNAIFAECVLSLMPHKDTALEHWYRVLNPGGFLILSDIFSDGHISANSSPCAQGSIPLADTRTLVEKAGFIVRQVEDHSHRLKELAAKLIFAGHTGESCRCQNGKPGYYLLVAQKGGASHAG
- a CDS encoding DVU_1555 family C-GCAxxG-C-C protein, whose product is MLDDAGLKVMELGGKGYCCTQIMILLALDEMGRENPDLVRSAAGLCNGLGDCSGPCGVLSGAAMILGLYSGKGLDMEEAEECLPVMLEELRDWFTETTAEFGGTTCTAILGGECGQPDPIRCGGLLSAAVEQVREILVANELDPTEGRDE
- the trsS gene encoding radical SAM (seleno)protein TrsS, with product MSSPARSVCPICLAPIPASHETVGQDTYLVKTCPEHGAFRTIVWRGAPDHAAWARPKIPSRPKTPFTKREKGCPQDCGLCEGHGQHTCTAVLEVTWRCDLGCPVCFASSGKKAPADPTVEKIDFLLERVILASGHCNLQLSGGEPTARHDLPALVSLAKEKGFPFVQLNTNGIRLGTDRNYAQTLAQAGLDSVFLQFDGITDQSYMALRGRPLLEEKFAAVRNLAEAGIGIVLVPTVVPGVNDLGLGDILHYAAQNSPAVRGVHFQPVSYFGRYPEAPGDDQRITLPDVMRRLEEQTDGMVKVTDFLPPGCEHSHCSFHGNYLVSEDGSLQRLSAGGSCGCAPRPASEGADKAKSFVRQQWAPPADGFAIEQMAKKDDLDAFIARATSHKLAVSGMAFQDAWTLDLERLQGCCIHEVSPDGRLIPFCAYNLTAMNGEPLYRGKCHDNVEA
- a CDS encoding DVU_1553 family AMP-dependent CoA ligase; this encodes MTTLKLDTCLMRRMGLPEGSTPPSFEAVRGWQARTLRDLVAHAQQRSPFYARHFDGVEADQIKNLDDFSRLPMLTADDVRRKPEDMLCVSQDEITRIVTLQSSGTTGEPKRIFYTSEDLEATVDYFHWGMSHLVGPGETAFVLMPGERPGGVGQLLMQALERAGARAVAHGVMEDSEAALDHLLQENGTCIVGPASHVNMLACAWQRRGLPKGRIKSVLLCWDATPDAVVRRVTDALGCRTYRHWGMIETGLGGAVECAPGAGMHLRETDVYLEIIDPKTGTPMPDGEFGEMVVSTPLKRGMPLIRYRTGDLGRILRGHCPCGTPLRRLDATICRIGGGTPLHTGTLELGELNEALFALPEVEDFVASYGDGLLRLEICSPETDSAKNVMKTLATIPVVRLNTNATQLNMEIVIRNTSEPAIHGLAKRQIMRVKGN
- a CDS encoding XdhC family aldehyde oxidoreductase maturation factor, with translation MKAFVRSVCELIENGETFTLASVVHSTGSTPRSSGAKMAVRADGSIFGTIGGGLAEGMACKDGKDMIALGDGTTRFMFVDMTQELAANSDMICGGGLSVLLEVVAPDGPCAQAYKSIDTLLRSGSKCVLLSTYTGEDKASGHVIVTADAVGPEMVMTAFKEAAPVFNKTDAAMALAEPFIPPASVYIYGAGHVSLFTAKVTAMIGMRTVVLDDREEFANTDRFPDVDEVRVIDSFDGCCNNMPIDESSCIIIVTRGHLHDRNVLAEALRTNAGYIGMIGSKKKRDKIYDSLLNDGFTQKDIDRCYCPIGLSIGASTPEEIAVSIGAELIQARSR
- a CDS encoding DVU_1551 family NTP transferase, with the translated sequence MTKLAAIIPAAGLSSRMGAFKPLLPLGNGTVLSECISAFRVNHLKQIVLVTGKRAGEVGAEVLQTGIQIVHNPNYTDGMFSSVQTGVGMLDDDIDGFFMLPADMPLVRCETVGRLMDEFTMFPSSVVYPRFLGERGHPPVIHRKMIPEILAHNGTGGLRSILERYEDTARDLDVADYGTLHDLDHPADYGLARALAKNQYPTKDECLQIWNVYDTPQVVRRHCIAVSKVGEAICRKVNAMRSNGSKLNRGLVVGAALAHDIGKGYKQHEHVGAERLHDHGFHEAAYVIAAHTDLHLSRNQPLTEREIVFLSDKLVRGVVFSPLKDRYTAKMAKYGHEPEAKKNILNRLSRAQNILERFDKETGISMEQLAQMVLS
- a CDS encoding histidine phosphatase family protein — protein: MILLARHAQTVGGKGRCIGRTALPLSDIGKEQAKHMAEALVHIPLRRLCTSPSQRALDTIAPLARRLDTMPEVHHQLDEIDMGEWDGVPFDDIQKDYPEAYAKRGMDFSGFQPPNGESFNQVAERAMAVLNALAQGPRPVLAVTHAGVIRSVLCRLMQHTLDDLFNFKPAHACMTIIWRGPTGLEIIETNVAPEDVGRYVK
- a CDS encoding MFS transporter, translating into MSNKKRTENTTPSPLNFLLLCGTVFLIVCNVAVYFSLHVYLQRIGFSGSQSGLVISLYSLAGMILYGTMSSRITPSNAFLSMTIGLIAMFLGGCGYLFTTSLWGLLGLRIVQGIGGFCVFAPCTVLLVSIIPKGKEGSAFSLYSAALLLPYSILPIVSDGLSTLVSSPTWLYAGAASLMLPAAAFTLWLKGNIHLSLDGKSSKKRLGTRDSFANLKQPTILAVLVTNLFYFIIFTGIFFLFQGFALSRGIENAGIFFTIQTGVMIAIRLGANRIFDTLSPKLLITTAMVLTSASLGCLVLLNGSTLLILLAILFGLGMGLCTPPLNALLYQSGDPQFRGFNANMMILTIHAGSFLGPLLGSRMVEITGYTTFLLASALTTLGVGILFMLLAPIPRGHSTRPR
- a CDS encoding glucan biosynthesis protein, translating into MYSKNISSKHISLHARYVLSLAAVLSLLTILGPLSMTASAQDEPQSQQQPPQQTEETETPFNREILVAKALELSLSPFEIPQGQVPQPLLDLSYDAWREIQYRPERALWKKERLPFEIQLFHPGMIYDHLVDINIVKDGHSHRVAFDSTMFDYGSNHAVPEQIPDHFGFAGFRIHGPINTPKYFDEIAAFLGASYLRAVAKGGVYGLSARGLAVDTAQPDGEEFPYFREYWIEKPTRHSTNLTVHALLDSRSMTGAYTFVITGGKTTTMDVTATLFLRKSVSKIGIAPLTSMFLFGENTDTRKVRDFRPEVHDSDGLLIKFESQEWFWHPLNNPETLQIDAFKADNVQGFGLIQRDHDFEHYQDFEANYERRPSLWVEPRGNWGRGHVELISIPTNQDIHDNIVAFWTPDEPLPEGVPQTYEYQLRWYSGRFTHPPLGYVESTWVGDSEDGGKQFAIDFNSKALGMLKESSPVLGIVTCGKGAVITDQNAQKNMHTGGWRLTFVIHPDEKPSALDKVLLNRKPPVDIRAFLKLNETTLTETWNYAYQP